In a genomic window of Pieris brassicae chromosome 7, ilPieBrab1.1, whole genome shotgun sequence:
- the LOC123711619 gene encoding globin-like isoform X2: protein MGGWLSYLWWGGDPDVVNPKSGLSKREIYAVQQSWAPVYADSITNGTELLRRLFQAYPDTKEFFKMVKNSSEEDYPQNPQFKAHVINLMSSLNMAVTNLNQPEVVAAMMNKLGDSHGRRKIQQEHFNDLKNVIVKMFIEVLNLDASTLGAWGKTVDFWYKHIFETLGKIETR from the exons ATGGGTGGCTGGTTAAGCTACCTATGGTGGGGCGGGGATCCAGACGTTGTCAACCCGAAATCAGGTCTATCGAAAAGAGAAATATATGCTGTCCAACAATCCTGGGCACCTGTTTATGCAGACTCTATCACCAATGGAACAGAATTGTTGAGGAG ATTATTTCAAGCATATCCTGACACAAAAGAATTCTTTAAAATGGTTAAAAACTCCTCTGAAGAAGATTACCCTCAAAACCCCCAGTTCAAGGCTCACGTGATCAACCTCATGTCGTCACTTAATATGGCGGTCACAAATCTCAACCAACCGGAAGTGGTGGCCGCCATGATGAATAAATTAGGCGACTCGCATGGAAGACGGAAAATACAGCAGGAACATTTTAAC gacTTAAAGAACGTGAtagtgaaaatgtttatagaaGTGCTGAATTTAGATGCTTCAACTCTGGGAGCATGGGGGAAGACCGTAGACTTCTGGTACAAGCATATTTTCGAGACTCTTGGGAAAATAGAGACAAGATAA
- the LOC123711619 gene encoding globin-like isoform X1, producing MLFFYLCSTFILLSAFVILKKIKIGQRFKMGGWLSYLWWGGDPDVVNPKSGLSKREIYAVQQSWAPVYADSITNGTELLRRLFQAYPDTKEFFKMVKNSSEEDYPQNPQFKAHVINLMSSLNMAVTNLNQPEVVAAMMNKLGDSHGRRKIQQEHFNDLKNVIVKMFIEVLNLDASTLGAWGKTVDFWYKHIFETLGKIETR from the exons atgttatttttctATCTTTGTTCAACATTCATATTGCTCTCCGCTTTCGTTATtttgaagaaaattaaaattggacAACGG TTCAAAATGGGTGGCTGGTTAAGCTACCTATGGTGGGGCGGGGATCCAGACGTTGTCAACCCGAAATCAGGTCTATCGAAAAGAGAAATATATGCTGTCCAACAATCCTGGGCACCTGTTTATGCAGACTCTATCACCAATGGAACAGAATTGTTGAGGAG ATTATTTCAAGCATATCCTGACACAAAAGAATTCTTTAAAATGGTTAAAAACTCCTCTGAAGAAGATTACCCTCAAAACCCCCAGTTCAAGGCTCACGTGATCAACCTCATGTCGTCACTTAATATGGCGGTCACAAATCTCAACCAACCGGAAGTGGTGGCCGCCATGATGAATAAATTAGGCGACTCGCATGGAAGACGGAAAATACAGCAGGAACATTTTAAC gacTTAAAGAACGTGAtagtgaaaatgtttatagaaGTGCTGAATTTAGATGCTTCAACTCTGGGAGCATGGGGGAAGACCGTAGACTTCTGGTACAAGCATATTTTCGAGACTCTTGGGAAAATAGAGACAAGATAA